From Candidatus Poribacteria bacterium:
CCGTTTTAGATGGTGACCTACAAACGTTTATTGAACGGCTAACGACCGCCGATCAGGCGGAGAGGTTGAAAGAGGCTTAAAGCCTCCAGCTAAGGAACACGAAACGATGCCGAGTAAAATATGGCGCGTAGTGGATCTACTCGATTGGACAGTGGGATACTTCCAACAGCACGGCATCCCAAATCCGAGATTAGATGCCGAGGTGTTGCTTGGACACTTGCTCGAAAAAAGTCGCTTGCAGCTTTATCTCCACTTTGAAATGCCTGTCTTTCAGGAACACCTCACACCCTTCCGAGAACTCATAAAAAAGAGAATCGCGCATACACCGGTGAGTTACCTCACGAATCGCAAGGAGTTTATGTCCTTAGATTTCTATGTGGATGAACGGGTCCTCATTCCGCGCCCGGAGACCGAACAGCTCGTTGAAACGATTCTCACAACAGAAACCAGGGATATCCAACGTTTACTGGAACTCGGTACAGGGAGCGGTGTAATTGCGACGAGTCTTGCGGTGCAACACCCAGAATGGGAGATCGTCGCAACGGATATCTCTGAATCCGCTCTCGCCGTTGCTCGAAAGAACGCTGAAACACACGCCTGCGCAGCGCGAATTAAGTTTTTGTCTGGAGACCTGTTTGAACCGATAGAAGCAATAAACGCGAATGGGAACGCGCAATTTGATTGGATTGTCTGCAATCCGCCTTATATCAAAAATACAGAGCGTGATGCGTTGCGTCCGGATGTCCGGGACTATGAACCGGAGATCGCCCTCTTTGCTGGAGATGACGGTCTTGACGTTATTCGTCGATTAATTGCTGAGGCACCTAAATACCTCGCACCGAGTGGGAAACTTATCCTTGAAATTGGGGCAACACAAGCCGATACCGTTCGGACGCTTCTTGAGACTGAATCTGCGTATGAGACGTACGAGTTGTTCAAAGACTATGCAGAGAAGGAGCGCGTCGTTCTGGCGAATGTCTCATAGAGGCACATTCTTCGTTTCAGACTTCGGTCATGAGTGTCCGAGAGTAGCTTGTCCATGAAAATTGAATTCTGGCTGGCTGCAGGCACTTTTATGGCATTTTTGGGGCGTGACTCAGATAATTATCCATGAATTTTTAAAAAAAGCGTTTTTTCTTGACATATTTTGTGAAAATAT
This genomic window contains:
- the prmC gene encoding peptide chain release factor N(5)-glutamine methyltransferase; translation: MPSKIWRVVDLLDWTVGYFQQHGIPNPRLDAEVLLGHLLEKSRLQLYLHFEMPVFQEHLTPFRELIKKRIAHTPVSYLTNRKEFMSLDFYVDERVLIPRPETEQLVETILTTETRDIQRLLELGTGSGVIATSLAVQHPEWEIVATDISESALAVARKNAETHACAARIKFLSGDLFEPIEAINANGNAQFDWIVCNPPYIKNTERDALRPDVRDYEPEIALFAGDDGLDVIRRLIAEAPKYLAPSGKLILEIGATQADTVRTLLETESAYETYELFKDYAEKERVVLANVS